The following is a genomic window from Micrococcus cohnii.
TGGTCGTCTTCGTCGGATGCACCCAGGAGCTCACGCTCGTGTGGAACGTCGCCGACATCATGAACGGCATGATGGCGCTGCCGAACCTGATCGGCCTGGTGCTGCTCTCGGGCCTCATCGCCCGAGAGACGCGGGCCTACCTGCGCCACGACCCGTCGCTGCGGGCCAGTGCCGCCGACGTCGAGCGGTTCATGGCGGACGATCCGGGCTATCGGCAGTGGCGTGAGGCGGAGCATGCCTCGCCGTCGGTGCCGGGCACGGCGTGAGCAGATCGCGGCGGCGTAGGGTGGGGCGCATGAGTGACACGCAGCAGGACTCAGGGTCCATCCGCGTCGCCGTGCTCGGCGCGCACGGTCGCATGGGCCGCCGTGCCGTCGACGCCATCTCGGAGGCGGCCGACATCGAGCTGGTGGCGCGGCTCGGTTCCTCGGATCGGCTGGATGCGGCTCTCGACGCCGGCGCCACGCATGTGCTGGACCTGACGGTGCCCGAGGCATCGCCGCAGAACGCGGCGTTCGCGGTCGAGCACGGTCTGCACGCGGTCATCGGCACCTCGGGTTGGGACGCCTCGCGCCGTGAGCAGCTCGTCGCGCAGCTGGGGCAGAGCCCGCGTGTCGGTGTGCTGATCGCCCCGAACTTCTCGCTGGGCTCGGTGGTGGCCAGCGCCGTCGCGGCCAAGGCCGCACGCTGGTTCGAGTCGGTCGAGGTCGTCGAGCTGCACCACCCGGACAAGGCCGACGCCCCCTCCGGCACTGCCGTGCGCACGGCCGAGCTGATCGGACAGGCACGCGCCGAGGCCGGCGTGCCCGCCTCGCCCGATGCGACACGTCATGACCCGCACGGTGCGCGCGGTGCGGTCGTCGACGGCGTGCACGTGCACGCGGTGCGCCTGCGCGGTCTGCACGCCCATCAGGAGGTTCTGCTGGGCGGGCCCGGCGAACAGCTCACGGTCCGCCACGACGCGTTCGACCGCGGCGCCTACATGCCCGGGGTGCTGCTGGGTCTGCGGGCCGTCGCCTCGCACCCGGGCCTGACCTACGGGCTGGACGGATACCTCGACCTTGACTGAGCGCCACGCCCCACTCCACGGTCCCGGTGAGCGTCCGGACAGCGTCCCCACCGACCAGACGGCGGCGCCGCGGCCGCGTCCGGGGCTGAGCAAGCTCGCGGTCGCCGCCGTCACCGCGCTGATGCTGTTCTTCAGTGTGTTCGCGGTGTTCTCCGCGATCGGCTTCCTGCAGGCACCGCAGCCGATCGCCAAGACCATCGGCGCGGCGGTGCTCGTGATCGTCTCGGTCGGACTGTGGACGCTGTGGCGCGAACTGCGCTTCGGGCTGATCAGTGAACGCATGGCCCGCGTCCTGGACGCCGAGGACGGCCTGCCCGTCGACGATCTGCCGCGCTCGCCGGGCGGGCGTATCGACCGCCAGGCCGCGGACGCGCAGTTCGAGGCCTACCGCAGCGAGGCCGAGGCCCGTCCCGAGTCGTGGCGTGCGTGGTATCGCCTGGGACTGGCCTACGACGCCTCCGGGGACCGACGTCGGGGCCGCGCCGCGGTGCATCGGGCCTCGCGGCTGTTCACGGCGCAGCGCCGGGCCTGAACGAATGTCGGGCCGGAACGGGGGGCCGACCAGGGGCCACGCCTCGCGCGTCGAGCGGTGCGCGAGTGGCCGACGGGTAGGGTGGGGCGCATGACTGAGCTTGAGCCTCGACCGATCTCGCGCACCGCCGACCCCGT
Proteins encoded in this region:
- the dapB gene encoding 4-hydroxy-tetrahydrodipicolinate reductase; this translates as MSDTQQDSGSIRVAVLGAHGRMGRRAVDAISEAADIELVARLGSSDRLDAALDAGATHVLDLTVPEASPQNAAFAVEHGLHAVIGTSGWDASRREQLVAQLGQSPRVGVLIAPNFSLGSVVASAVAAKAARWFESVEVVELHHPDKADAPSGTAVRTAELIGQARAEAGVPASPDATRHDPHGARGAVVDGVHVHAVRLRGLHAHQEVLLGGPGEQLTVRHDAFDRGAYMPGVLLGLRAVASHPGLTYGLDGYLDLD